Proteins from a single region of Streptomyces sp. HUAS 15-9:
- a CDS encoding helix-turn-helix domain-containing protein encodes MDQQPETAAAPGHSLDRRAELSEFLRSRRARLKPQDVGLPDLGRHRRVPGLRREELAQLAGVSVAYYTRLEQGNGRNVSAEVLDSIARALRLSDAEHAHLTHLAKGKQHKKKASARAQQVRVPLRQLLDVLDTVPAYVVGRRSEILAWNRMAAALFGDWGELPAAERNWARLVFLKPEYRELFVDWEQKAIDIVCALRMDAGCYPDDPRLSALVGELSVKSPDFRRLWATHDVKEKNHGVKRLHHPLVGELSLNFESFRTTDDTDQALVTYHADPGSPSAEALRLLASWGTDATRVVPSA; translated from the coding sequence ATGGACCAACAGCCCGAGACTGCTGCCGCCCCCGGCCACTCCCTGGACCGGCGCGCCGAGCTCAGCGAGTTCCTGCGCAGCAGGCGGGCCCGGCTGAAGCCTCAGGACGTGGGGCTGCCGGACCTCGGGCGGCACCGCCGGGTGCCCGGGCTGCGCCGCGAGGAGCTGGCGCAGCTGGCCGGGGTGTCCGTGGCGTACTACACGCGGCTGGAGCAGGGCAACGGGCGGAACGTGTCGGCGGAGGTGCTGGACTCGATCGCCAGGGCGCTGCGGCTGTCCGACGCCGAGCACGCCCATCTGACCCACCTCGCCAAGGGCAAGCAGCACAAGAAGAAGGCGTCGGCACGCGCCCAGCAGGTGCGGGTGCCGCTGCGGCAGCTGCTGGACGTACTGGACACCGTGCCGGCGTATGTCGTCGGGAGGCGCTCGGAGATCCTGGCGTGGAACCGGATGGCCGCCGCCCTGTTCGGGGACTGGGGGGAGCTGCCGGCGGCGGAGCGGAACTGGGCGCGGCTGGTGTTCCTGAAGCCGGAGTACCGCGAGCTGTTCGTCGACTGGGAGCAGAAGGCCATCGACATCGTGTGCGCGCTGCGGATGGACGCCGGCTGCTATCCCGACGATCCCCGGCTGTCGGCGCTGGTCGGTGAGCTGTCGGTGAAGAGCCCGGACTTCCGGCGCCTGTGGGCGACGCATGACGTCAAGGAGAAGAACCATGGCGTCAAGCGGCTGCACCATCCGCTGGTCGGCGAGCTGTCGCTGAACTTCGAGTCGTTCCGCACGACGGACGACACCGACCAGGCCCTGGTCACCTATCACGCGGATCCGGGCTCACCGTCGGCGGAGGCCCTGCGGCTGCTGGCCAGCTGGGGCACGGACGCGACGAGGGTCGTACCGTCGGCCTGA
- a CDS encoding NAD(P)-dependent alcohol dehydrogenase, whose translation MTTVAAYAAPAAKAPLERTTIERRPVGEFDVLIDIRFAGICHSDIHQAREGWGTAIFPMVPGHEIAGVVSEVGSGVTKYQVGDRVGVGCMVDSCRECDNCRAGLQQYCSQGGPVWTYNAVGKDGEPTYGGYAERIVVDESFVVRIPDGLSLDVAAPLLCAGITTYSPLKHWNAGPGKKVAVVGLGGLGHMGVKIAHALGAEVTVLSQSLRKKDDGLRLGADHYYATSDPKTFEELKGTFDIILNTVSASLDFGAYLSLLRTDGAMVNLGIPEEPVQIPLSSVFGNRRSLSSSGIGGIPETQEMLDFCAEHNLGAEIELIGADKINEAYDRVVASDVRYRFVIDTATI comes from the coding sequence ATGACCACTGTTGCCGCGTATGCCGCGCCCGCCGCGAAGGCCCCGCTGGAGCGGACCACGATCGAGCGGCGCCCGGTCGGCGAGTTCGACGTCCTGATCGACATCAGGTTCGCCGGCATCTGTCACTCCGACATCCACCAGGCCCGGGAGGGCTGGGGCACGGCGATCTTCCCGATGGTGCCCGGCCACGAGATCGCCGGTGTCGTCTCCGAGGTCGGTTCCGGTGTCACGAAGTACCAGGTCGGCGACCGTGTCGGCGTCGGCTGCATGGTCGACTCCTGCCGGGAGTGCGACAACTGCAGGGCCGGCCTGCAGCAGTACTGCTCCCAGGGCGGCCCCGTCTGGACGTACAACGCCGTCGGCAAGGACGGCGAGCCCACCTACGGCGGCTACGCCGAGAGGATCGTCGTCGACGAGAGCTTCGTCGTCCGCATTCCCGACGGTCTCTCCCTGGACGTGGCCGCGCCGCTGCTCTGTGCCGGCATCACCACGTACTCCCCGCTGAAGCACTGGAACGCCGGACCCGGCAAGAAGGTCGCCGTGGTGGGCCTCGGCGGCCTCGGCCACATGGGCGTCAAGATCGCGCACGCGCTCGGCGCGGAGGTCACCGTCCTGTCGCAGTCCCTGCGCAAGAAGGACGACGGCCTGAGGCTGGGCGCCGACCACTACTACGCCACCAGCGACCCGAAGACCTTCGAGGAGCTCAAGGGCACCTTCGACATCATCCTGAACACGGTCTCGGCGTCGCTGGACTTCGGCGCCTACCTCTCGCTGCTGCGCACGGACGGCGCGATGGTGAACCTGGGCATCCCCGAGGAGCCGGTCCAGATCCCGCTGTCCTCGGTGTTCGGCAACCGCCGCAGCCTGAGCAGCTCCGGCATCGGCGGCATCCCGGAGACTCAGGAGATGCTCGACTTCTGCGCCGAGCACAACCTGGGCGCCGAGATCGAGCTGATCGGCGCCGACAAGATCAACGAGGCTTACGACCGGGTCGTGGCGAGCGACGTCCGCTACCGCTTCGTGATCGACACCGCGACGATCTGA
- a CDS encoding VOC family protein, with protein sequence MTVQLNHTIVAAHDSHVSADFLAGLLGLEVGADYGPFVPVGIPNGVTLDYMDTAGAITPQHYAFLVSEGDFDAIFARIGEAGLTYWADPFHSRAGEINTNDGGRGVYFDDPSGHRMEILTRPYGSGS encoded by the coding sequence ATGACTGTGCAGCTGAACCACACCATCGTCGCCGCGCACGACAGCCACGTCTCGGCCGATTTCCTCGCCGGTCTCCTGGGGCTCGAAGTGGGCGCGGACTACGGCCCGTTCGTACCGGTCGGGATACCCAACGGGGTGACGCTGGACTACATGGACACCGCCGGCGCCATCACCCCGCAGCATTACGCCTTCCTGGTCTCCGAGGGCGACTTCGACGCGATCTTCGCCCGCATCGGGGAGGCGGGCCTCACCTACTGGGCGGACCCGTTCCACAGCCGTGCCGGCGAGATCAACACCAACGACGGCGGCCGCGGGGTGTATTTCGACGACCCCTCCGGCCACCGGATGGAGATCCTCACCCGACCGTACGGGAGCGGGAGTTGA
- a CDS encoding ATP-binding protein, with protein MRAMPAWHLRDYHDSDLDQAIRIWEQSRLADEDPVFPVSEVMAAAQSGQTAVVAVVGDELVGMAVAQRGGTRGWVLLLALASRWRERGIGSALLTELERRLRTLGVRRVSALLPAGAAGTKALENSGYRLRDDLTYYEKIEPDDTANAEVLAALGGRMLPDGLWDAMAGMEREKQVVERRVVLPLTEPALADRFAVAPPKAVILFGPPGTGKTSFAKAVASRLGWPFVELFPSRLAADTDEGLAVALRQAFADLAELDSVLLFIDEVEEIAGARSGKAVDPGHGVTNELLKLIPVFREHDTRLLTCATNSVRSLDAAFLRPGRFDYVIPIGPPDPTARAAIWTRYLRAAADSVDLTRLVEASELFTPADIEYAARKGAQTAFEREVTHRRGQPATTEDYMAAIADTRPTLTARAIEEFTEDIETYSRL; from the coding sequence GTGAGGGCCATGCCCGCATGGCATCTGCGCGACTATCACGACAGCGATCTCGACCAGGCGATCCGGATCTGGGAGCAGAGCCGGCTGGCCGACGAGGACCCCGTGTTTCCGGTCTCCGAGGTGATGGCGGCGGCACAGAGCGGTCAGACGGCCGTGGTCGCGGTGGTCGGCGACGAGCTGGTCGGCATGGCCGTGGCGCAGAGGGGCGGCACGCGAGGCTGGGTCCTGCTGTTGGCGCTCGCCTCCCGCTGGCGCGAGCGCGGTATCGGCAGCGCGCTCCTCACCGAGCTGGAACGACGTCTGCGGACGCTCGGCGTACGGCGCGTCAGCGCCCTGCTGCCAGCCGGTGCCGCCGGCACGAAGGCCCTGGAGAACTCCGGGTACCGGCTCCGCGACGACCTGACCTACTACGAGAAGATCGAACCGGACGACACCGCCAACGCCGAGGTCCTGGCCGCGCTGGGCGGCCGGATGCTGCCCGACGGGCTCTGGGACGCCATGGCCGGCATGGAGCGGGAGAAGCAGGTCGTCGAACGCCGTGTCGTGCTTCCGCTGACGGAACCGGCGCTGGCCGACCGTTTCGCCGTCGCCCCGCCGAAGGCGGTCATCCTGTTCGGTCCGCCCGGCACGGGAAAGACCAGCTTCGCCAAAGCGGTGGCCTCCCGGCTCGGCTGGCCGTTCGTGGAGCTCTTCCCGTCCCGGCTCGCGGCCGACACGGACGAGGGGCTGGCCGTGGCGTTGCGCCAGGCGTTCGCGGACCTGGCGGAGCTGGACTCGGTGCTGCTCTTCATCGACGAGGTCGAGGAGATCGCCGGCGCACGGTCCGGCAAGGCCGTCGATCCCGGCCACGGGGTGACCAACGAGCTGCTCAAACTCATCCCCGTCTTCCGTGAGCACGACACACGCCTGCTGACGTGCGCCACCAACTCGGTACGGTCCCTCGACGCGGCCTTTCTGCGGCCGGGCCGGTTCGACTACGTCATCCCCATCGGCCCCCCTGACCCCACCGCCCGCGCCGCGATCTGGACCCGCTATCTCCGGGCCGCCGCCGACTCCGTGGACCTCACCCGGCTTGTCGAGGCCAGCGAGCTGTTCACCCCGGCCGACATCGAATACGCCGCCCGCAAGGGCGCGCAGACGGCGTTCGAACGCGAGGTCACGCATCGCCGGGGACAGCCCGCCACGACCGAGGACTACATGGCCGCCATCGCGGACACCCGGCCGACGCTCACCGCACGGGCGATCGAGGAGTTCACGGAGGACATCGAGACGTACAGCCGCCTTTGA
- a CDS encoding SDR family oxidoreductase, with translation MKIAVMGGTGLIGSQVVKNLNAAGHEAVPHSQSTGVDVISGRGLDEAMAGADVVVNLTNSPTFDEASPAFFQTSMDNLLAAAHKGGVGHFVILSIVGVDQVPELDYYRAKALQEQLLAAGPIPYSIVRATQFMDFMDAVLSWTTEGDTVRLPATPIQPIASKDVAAAVSDVAVGAPLNGIRNIVGPEVFALDELGRITLTHKGDSRTVVTDPTAGMFAVVKGDVLTDKNAHLATTRYTDWLA, from the coding sequence ATGAAGATCGCAGTCATGGGCGGTACCGGGCTGATCGGGTCGCAGGTCGTGAAGAACCTGAATGCCGCCGGGCACGAGGCGGTACCGCACTCGCAGTCCACCGGGGTCGACGTCATCAGTGGCCGGGGACTGGACGAGGCGATGGCGGGAGCCGACGTCGTCGTCAACCTGACGAACTCCCCGACCTTCGACGAAGCCTCCCCGGCCTTCTTCCAGACCTCGATGGACAACCTTCTGGCCGCGGCCCACAAGGGCGGTGTCGGCCACTTCGTCATCCTCTCGATCGTCGGCGTGGACCAGGTGCCGGAGCTGGACTACTACCGGGCCAAGGCGCTCCAGGAGCAGCTCCTCGCGGCCGGTCCGATCCCCTACTCGATCGTCCGGGCGACGCAGTTCATGGACTTCATGGACGCCGTGCTGTCCTGGACCACCGAAGGTGACACCGTCCGGCTGCCCGCCACGCCGATCCAGCCGATCGCCTCCAAGGACGTGGCCGCCGCCGTGTCGGACGTCGCCGTGGGTGCCCCGCTCAACGGCATCCGCAACATCGTCGGCCCCGAGGTCTTCGCCCTGGACGAGCTGGGCCGGATCACCCTGACCCACAAGGGCGACAGCCGTACCGTCGTCACCGACCCCACGGCCGGCATGTTCGCCGTGGTCAAGGGCGACGTCCTCACCGACAAGAACGCCCACCTGGCCACCACCCGCTACACGGACTGGCTCGCCTGA
- a CDS encoding DUF7144 family membrane protein yields the protein MILSGRRGWGVIHLVVGVALVVAGLGVLMNKSWGRGAGAATAGISLITQFMFVPHYPVWAISVMTLDILILFALTRYHIETTGGR from the coding sequence GTGATCCTGTCAGGGAGACGCGGCTGGGGCGTCATTCACCTCGTCGTCGGAGTGGCGCTCGTCGTCGCCGGCCTGGGAGTCCTGATGAACAAGAGCTGGGGCCGCGGGGCCGGTGCCGCGACGGCGGGGATCAGCCTGATCACCCAGTTCATGTTCGTTCCGCACTACCCGGTGTGGGCCATCTCCGTGATGACGCTCGACATTCTGATCCTGTTCGCGCTGACGAGGTACCACATCGAAACCACCGGCGGCCGGTGA
- a CDS encoding contact-dependent growth inhibition system immunity protein: MPLSPLEHDRRYGELDQVMRAYLGHPADDTPDEPGAALTAYLRQTWHSRPWALSIAERQLRDYAENPPGRLRLRLGEFYAIPDIGLAGGEVQQWLRCLADHIKRSIEAGEVPPPAIPATHWEWHARFPELGQFLGGWFSQDMPDEFTDHASAVEDYRVSTDPHLVARLIGEVHEFLSLDLDDSDYAIAVAELGMEVDPPAPYSPGAWLALVADLLTGPHASQEQGPKSR; this comes from the coding sequence GTGCCCCTGAGCCCCCTCGAACACGACCGCCGGTATGGCGAGCTCGACCAGGTCATGCGCGCCTACCTCGGGCACCCGGCGGACGACACCCCGGACGAGCCCGGCGCAGCCCTGACCGCTTATCTCCGTCAGACGTGGCACAGCCGACCGTGGGCTCTGTCCATCGCCGAGCGACAGTTGCGTGACTACGCCGAGAATCCGCCAGGGCGACTGCGGTTGCGGCTCGGGGAGTTCTACGCGATCCCTGACATCGGCCTCGCTGGGGGCGAGGTCCAGCAGTGGCTCCGCTGCCTCGCAGACCACATCAAGCGCAGCATCGAGGCGGGTGAGGTCCCGCCGCCGGCCATCCCCGCCACCCACTGGGAGTGGCATGCCCGTTTCCCCGAGCTGGGCCAGTTCCTCGGGGGCTGGTTCTCGCAGGACATGCCCGACGAGTTCACCGACCACGCCTCGGCCGTCGAGGACTACCGGGTCTCGACAGACCCACATCTCGTCGCCCGACTGATCGGGGAGGTCCACGAGTTCCTCTCGCTCGATCTCGACGATTCCGACTACGCCATTGCCGTCGCCGAGTTGGGCATGGAGGTCGATCCCCCAGCCCCATACTCACCGGGTGCCTGGCTCGCACTTGTCGCTGACCTGCTCACTGGACCGCATGCCAGCCAGGAACAGGGACCGAAAAGCAGATGA
- a CDS encoding RNase A-like domain-containing protein yields the protein MPTRSATYPDRETAQWATQQVVTANEQLIHRWLAQSTRSRLTIEASWPSRSEPVGRVLLQAMMLAGREPVDVRAARVTLKRDDSVPHGFAVHATFPIYL from the coding sequence GTGCCCACTCGCTCCGCCACCTACCCCGACCGCGAAACCGCCCAGTGGGCCACCCAGCAGGTCGTCACCGCCAACGAGCAGCTGATCCACCGCTGGCTCGCCCAGTCGACACGCTCGCGTCTGACCATCGAGGCGTCGTGGCCGTCCCGGTCCGAGCCGGTCGGACGCGTCCTCCTGCAGGCGATGATGCTGGCCGGGCGGGAGCCCGTCGATGTGCGAGCCGCCCGCGTCACCCTCAAGCGGGACGACTCCGTCCCACACGGCTTCGCCGTCCATGCCACCTTTCCCATCTACCTGTAG
- a CDS encoding RNase A-like domain-containing protein — protein sequence MATPAAPGQGKIDVTPSVLYQVSTNVAGQQDPLDKGIKAFLDELARYPDGGGNGSAMKDFTKTYVKVTNWFLEVWAKSVVSVGGAGVGFTSTANNYAAADAATNPSSTGQPTQRPAPHVIDTPPKYGPVTDFEWGDVDAGQDFAQKALEGLEAAVLTIMRPLLEHECRWGKAAKILPLPNHLRLYKISETWRMPQTTLSMVDGMLTSFVGGITDQSNQEWYDAMRQFCSTLWGTSAWGKTREGYDWANDGARKRGTSHPVFAVLFDTCDAMVDAVYNVAQAAEDVRDDLHRIYRQAVEDSIKELDPRNLDITDAKSVMKGLWHVGKGLVTDVSVGIVLHTDEGAMNDAVATYNNRVHRQVRRVQDLMSALDEAYTSAPTFNAESARAEAFGARALTDFKGNPLYTVPGDSEDNHAYPIDLANQEGIHNSHVIDKHVGKTDEQLAQRLRDQPTIPAASSFTDLTSAQKYTQNTVEYVGPPANSGQRNEGVDNQEKIKRWLSRPRADNSILKLDPVEFNSVTGRTITSGNPRASAAQDAHSVEVVLKYKNGLHPPYVVYTSMPRLP from the coding sequence ATGGCCACCCCCGCGGCCCCCGGGCAAGGGAAGATCGATGTGACGCCATCGGTCCTCTACCAGGTCTCCACGAACGTCGCCGGCCAACAGGACCCTCTCGACAAGGGGATCAAGGCGTTCCTGGACGAGTTGGCACGGTATCCGGACGGCGGCGGCAACGGCTCGGCCATGAAGGACTTCACGAAAACCTATGTGAAAGTCACCAATTGGTTCCTCGAAGTGTGGGCCAAGTCCGTGGTGAGCGTCGGTGGTGCCGGCGTCGGATTCACCAGCACCGCCAACAACTACGCGGCGGCCGACGCCGCCACGAACCCCTCGTCAACAGGTCAACCGACACAGCGACCCGCTCCGCATGTGATCGACACACCGCCCAAGTACGGACCGGTCACCGACTTCGAGTGGGGGGACGTCGACGCCGGCCAGGACTTCGCGCAAAAAGCCCTGGAGGGGCTGGAAGCCGCAGTGCTCACCATCATGCGCCCGCTGCTGGAACACGAGTGCCGTTGGGGCAAGGCGGCGAAGATCCTCCCACTGCCCAATCACCTGCGGCTGTACAAGATCTCTGAGACCTGGAGGATGCCTCAGACCACGCTCAGCATGGTGGACGGGATGCTGACCAGCTTCGTCGGCGGCATCACCGACCAGTCCAACCAGGAGTGGTACGACGCCATGCGGCAGTTCTGCAGCACGCTGTGGGGGACGTCTGCTTGGGGGAAGACCCGAGAGGGCTACGACTGGGCGAACGACGGCGCGCGCAAAAGGGGAACCAGTCACCCTGTCTTCGCCGTTCTGTTCGACACCTGCGATGCCATGGTCGATGCCGTGTACAACGTGGCCCAGGCGGCGGAAGACGTTCGCGACGACCTGCACCGGATCTATCGGCAAGCCGTCGAGGACAGCATCAAGGAGCTCGATCCGCGAAACTTGGACATCACGGACGCCAAGAGCGTGATGAAGGGGCTGTGGCACGTAGGAAAGGGACTGGTCACAGACGTATCAGTCGGTATCGTCCTGCACACTGACGAAGGCGCCATGAACGACGCTGTCGCCACCTACAACAACCGGGTTCACCGTCAGGTTCGACGCGTCCAGGACCTGATGTCGGCGCTGGACGAGGCTTACACGAGCGCGCCGACCTTCAATGCGGAATCCGCTCGGGCTGAGGCATTCGGCGCGCGGGCCCTGACCGATTTCAAAGGAAACCCGCTGTACACGGTGCCGGGGGACAGCGAGGACAACCATGCATATCCGATCGACCTGGCGAATCAGGAAGGTATTCACAACAGCCACGTCATCGACAAACACGTGGGCAAGACCGATGAGCAACTGGCGCAGCGGCTCAGAGACCAACCGACGATTCCCGCCGCCTCCAGCTTCACCGATTTGACATCCGCCCAGAAATACACACAAAACACGGTGGAGTATGTGGGCCCGCCCGCTAATTCAGGCCAGCGCAACGAAGGTGTGGACAACCAGGAAAAGATTAAGAGATGGCTCTCCAGGCCGCGCGCCGACAACTCGATCCTGAAGCTGGATCCAGTGGAGTTCAATTCTGTGACCGGGCGTACCATTACGTCGGGGAACCCGAGGGCGAGTGCGGCTCAGGACGCGCACTCGGTAGAGGTCGTACTCAAGTACAAGAACGGCCTTCACCCGCCGTATGTGGTCTACACATCCATGCCGAGGCTGCCATGA
- a CDS encoding WXG100 family type VII secretion target yields the protein MSTGADGDHISVSFATLHELAVELEDILKQLNGTLDDLYDRVEPVVLSWKGEAREIFVQKLDEWDRSAQDLQAAQKWLHQYVTTGHINYAAAHKAVLRGWGAA from the coding sequence ATGTCGACGGGTGCCGACGGCGACCACATATCAGTCTCGTTCGCCACACTCCACGAACTAGCCGTCGAACTGGAAGACATCCTCAAACAGCTCAACGGCACGCTGGACGACCTCTACGACCGCGTCGAACCGGTCGTACTGTCCTGGAAGGGTGAGGCCCGCGAGATCTTCGTCCAGAAGCTCGATGAATGGGACCGCTCCGCACAGGACCTGCAGGCAGCCCAGAAGTGGCTGCACCAGTACGTCACCACCGGCCACATCAATTACGCGGCAGCGCACAAGGCGGTCCTGCGCGGCTGGGGAGCCGCCTGA
- a CDS encoding WXG100 family type VII secretion target: MGAPGTSKGENGGPDLHVSSTGLTKLAGDLGEMQDHLDKQIKRMDELVDRIEAGWRGPAATAYREFHRAAAEDAVRIREVMKGLEQAVRMSRDGFSADDLQVLEQMRRIHVDVNSEVDKLSTPHTGADDTLARPRSSLDGF, encoded by the coding sequence ATGGGGGCACCAGGCACAAGTAAGGGTGAGAACGGCGGTCCCGACCTGCATGTGTCGTCCACGGGCCTGACAAAGCTCGCCGGTGATCTGGGCGAGATGCAGGACCACCTCGACAAACAGATCAAGCGCATGGACGAACTCGTCGACCGTATCGAGGCCGGCTGGCGGGGCCCGGCGGCAACGGCGTACCGGGAGTTCCATCGTGCTGCCGCGGAGGACGCCGTACGTATCCGGGAAGTGATGAAGGGCCTGGAGCAAGCCGTACGGATGAGCCGTGACGGTTTCAGTGCCGACGATCTGCAGGTGCTCGAACAGATGCGTCGTATCCACGTGGACGTCAACAGCGAGGTAGACAAACTCTCCACGCCGCATACAGGAGCCGACGACACACTGGCTCGCCCACGCAGCAGCCTGGACGGCTTCTGA
- a CDS encoding FG-GAP-like repeat-containing protein, with protein sequence MKRHSPGSGVTAPPPGQAHQPGLTAGPNDDSWTDADAIRFWTPARMASATDPARPSAPDNQGTTSRTPALRGTGPAAGITVEHFMGIKSVGVLFSYTQEPTTGEMRAHSCSASVVDSPGHNLILTAAHCSGGHHSVFVPKYDNANGLNKQPYGFFRVDKWFKDPRYDAPNTKDKTSDLDFSFAALADSSSGEKVQNAVGGANQLVRTPSFNNNVTMVGYPKASHDSADRAVRCPTQTWALPNFYQIQAVCSGMYGGVSGGPWFSKIDWAKGTGQIIGNVGGYFGGGNDQNVDWLTYSPVHGDQFFRLYDDARHDRTVKRPDPYKQPPLPYSMGSGKTWQHASLMASGDFNGKGHSDMIVVWSDGETTLYSSDGNGHFTGERQLLAKNSLWKNAKTITAGDFTGSNQFDLLVRWVDGEVTLYGDVGTKGLNWSGTQMIKPNDLWKNATQIAAGRFNASKYVTDLIVRWVDGEVTLYTGVGAGTFGNEHKLKDKNDTWRHATLLTSGEYSGSAKWDLMVQWSDGELDNYVNTTTSGLGTEQRIQNPNDLWTHNKVMTTGDFTPNRRTDDLVIRWSDGETTMYADTSAAHLGTEHNLVPKA encoded by the coding sequence GTGAAGAGGCACTCCCCCGGCTCAGGCGTGACCGCGCCCCCACCTGGGCAGGCGCACCAGCCGGGCCTCACCGCCGGCCCGAACGACGACAGCTGGACCGACGCGGACGCGATCCGGTTCTGGACCCCTGCCCGCATGGCCTCCGCGACCGACCCCGCCCGGCCCTCGGCTCCCGACAACCAGGGCACGACGTCCCGGACGCCCGCGCTCCGGGGCACCGGACCGGCCGCCGGGATCACCGTGGAGCACTTCATGGGCATCAAGTCCGTCGGTGTGCTCTTCTCCTACACGCAGGAGCCGACGACCGGAGAGATGCGGGCGCATTCCTGCTCCGCCAGTGTCGTGGACAGCCCCGGCCACAACCTGATCCTCACCGCGGCGCACTGCAGTGGTGGTCATCACTCCGTGTTCGTCCCCAAGTACGACAACGCCAACGGGCTGAACAAGCAGCCGTACGGGTTCTTCCGGGTCGACAAGTGGTTCAAGGACCCTCGGTACGACGCGCCCAACACGAAGGACAAGACGTCCGACCTGGACTTCTCGTTCGCTGCGCTCGCGGACTCGTCGAGCGGCGAGAAGGTCCAGAACGCGGTGGGTGGCGCCAATCAGCTCGTCCGTACGCCCTCGTTCAACAACAACGTGACGATGGTCGGATATCCCAAGGCCTCGCACGACTCCGCGGACCGGGCTGTCCGCTGCCCCACTCAGACCTGGGCGCTGCCGAATTTCTACCAGATCCAGGCCGTTTGCAGCGGTATGTACGGTGGAGTCTCCGGCGGCCCGTGGTTCTCCAAAATCGACTGGGCCAAGGGAACCGGCCAGATCATCGGCAACGTCGGCGGTTACTTCGGCGGCGGCAACGACCAGAACGTCGACTGGCTCACCTACAGCCCCGTCCACGGCGACCAGTTCTTCCGGCTGTACGACGACGCCCGGCACGACCGGACGGTCAAGCGCCCCGACCCCTACAAGCAACCGCCGCTTCCGTATTCGATGGGTAGCGGCAAGACCTGGCAGCACGCCAGTCTGATGGCATCGGGCGACTTCAACGGCAAGGGCCACAGCGACATGATCGTGGTGTGGTCCGACGGTGAGACCACCCTGTACTCCAGCGACGGGAACGGCCATTTCACCGGCGAACGGCAGCTGCTGGCGAAGAACTCGCTGTGGAAGAACGCCAAGACCATCACCGCGGGCGACTTCACCGGCTCGAACCAATTCGATCTGCTGGTCCGCTGGGTGGACGGCGAAGTGACACTGTACGGAGACGTCGGCACCAAGGGCCTCAACTGGTCCGGCACCCAGATGATCAAGCCGAACGACCTCTGGAAGAACGCGACCCAGATCGCGGCGGGCCGGTTCAACGCCTCCAAGTACGTCACCGATCTGATCGTGCGCTGGGTGGACGGTGAAGTGACCCTCTACACCGGGGTCGGCGCCGGTACCTTCGGCAATGAGCACAAGCTCAAGGACAAGAACGACACGTGGCGGCACGCCACGCTGCTCACGAGCGGGGAGTACTCCGGCAGCGCCAAGTGGGATCTCATGGTGCAGTGGAGCGACGGCGAACTGGACAACTACGTGAACACCACCACCTCCGGCCTCGGCACCGAGCAGCGCATCCAGAACCCCAACGACCTCTGGACGCACAACAAGGTGATGACCACTGGCGACTTCACCCCGAACCGCCGCACCGACGATCTCGTCATCCGCTGGTCGGACGGCGAGACCACGATGTATGCCGACACGAGCGCCGCTCATCTCGGCACAGAGCACAACCTCGTGCCGAAGGCGTAA